The sequence below is a genomic window from Streptomyces sp. B21-105.
CGCCGAGGACGAGGGCGGACCGCCGCTGGGGGTCCAGGAGGGTTCGGACTATCCCGTCACCCGCTACCGGCTCACCAAGGGCGGAGTGTTCGTCCTCCTCACGGACGGTGTGGTCGAAGGACCGACGCTGAGCGTCGAGGAGGGCCTCGACCAGGTCGTACGGCTCGCGGGCATAGCAGCCGTCGCGCAGATGGAGGCGGACGCGCTCGCCGCCGCGGTGATCAAGCGCGCCGAGCGGGTCGGACACGAGGACGACGCGGCGGTGCTGGTGGTGGGACACGACGGGCTGGGGGCGCCGGAAGTGCCCCGCGTTCAGCCGTAGGCCGGACGGCGGGCAGGCCTCAGCCGACGGAAGGGAGGCGGGGGCGCTCGCCTCGCCGACAGTGTGCCGCCGGTGTCTGATGGCTGCTGTGGTGGGTACCGAGGATCTGCGCCGGCCGGCCGGCTTCGTCGTGCTGACGTCGGCCGTCGCCCTCTGCTACTACGCGGCGGGGCGGCTGGGCCTCATGCGGGAGCTCGTCGTCGAGGGCGCGGTGTTCACTCCCATCTGGCCGCCCACCGGCGTGGCGGTGGCCTGTCTGCTGCTCTTCGGGCTCCGCTGCGCGCCGGGCATCGCCCTCGGCGCCCTGTTCGTCATCATGTCCCTGACCTCGCTGCGTCCCGTGGTGATCGGCAACCTGGTGGGCAACACCGCCGCCCCGGTCTGCGCGTACCTCCTGCTGCGCCGCGTGGGCTTCCGCAACGACCTGGCCCGATGGCGCGACGGCCTCGCACTGGTGTTCCTGGGGGCGCTCACCGCGATGCTGGTGAGCGCGACCGTGGGCGTCGGTCTGCTGCTGCTCACCGACCGCCTCGGCGCGCACAGCTTCTGGCCCGTCTGGCTCGCCTGGTGGGTCGGCGACGCGATGGGCGTGCTGCTCGTCACCCCCCTGCTGCTCGTGCTGTTCGCGGTGCGCCTGCCCCTGGACCTGTCGCGCTGGAAGGAGGCCACGGTGCTGGCCCTCTGCGCCTGCGCCCTGGTCCCGCCGGCCACGCGCAGTTCCGTCAGCCTCCTGTTCCTGGTCTACCCGCTGCTCATCTGGGCGGCGCTGCGCTTCCAGCTCGCCGGCAGCATGCTGTGCGCGCTGTTCACCTCGGTGCTGGCCACCATCGCCGCGACGGACGCCGTCGGGCCCTTCGAGCGACTCACCCGGATCGAGGTGATGATCAAGCTCCAGGCCTTCAACGGGACGATGGCCCTCACCGCCCTGCTGCTCTCCGCGCTGATCGCCGAGCAGCGCAACACCCGCCGTTCCGTGGAACGCGCCTGCCAGGAACTGGTCGAGGTTCTGGAACACCTCACCGCAGGCGAGGCCCCGCCCGGCCGCCCGCCGAAGGACCCCGAGGACTGACGCCGCCGCCCGGACCACCGCCGGGACCTGCGGGTCGCCGTCGATGTCAGTGGCTGCGCCTACGGTTCGATCAGTGGGACCCGCCGGAACGGCCGCGGGCCCGCCTGGGGAGGGGTGTGTCATGTCTAGCGGTTCCAGCACGCTGTCCACGACGTATCTGGAGCTGTCGCAGGACGACGGCGGTGCACACAAGTTCTACGAAGTCACCGTCGAGGGCACGGTGGTGACCGTGCGGTACGGGCGGATCGGCGCCACGGGGCAGGTGCAGACGACCGCGTTCCCCACCGTCGAGAAGGCGCGCGCCGCCGCCGCGAAGAAGGTCGGGGAGAAGGTCCGCAAGGGCTATGCGCCGGCCGTCGCCGGGCAGCGCGCCCCTCGTGCGGTCACGCGCCGTCAGGTGGCGTCGGCGCCGTCGACGGCGCGCGCGGTGGCGCCGGTGCTGTGGCGGTTCCGCACCGGATCCTCCGCGTTCGGCATCCATGTGGACGACGACCACTGCTGGGTCGGCAATCAGGCGGGCGACGTCTACACCCTGGACCACGACGGCGGCGTCCTCGCCCGCTTCACCCTGCCTGACGGCGTGAAGTGCCTGGTCGCCGACGACTTCTGGATCTACGCCGGCTGTGACGACGGCAAGGTGTACGACCTGTCCTCGAAGCTGCCGTTCGCGGCGTACGACATCACCGCCGACGTCGACATCTTCTGGCTGGACATCCACGAGGGCGTGCTGAACGTCTCCGACCGGGCCGGCCGGCTCACCGTCATCGACCACGAGGACGAGCACCAGTGGGCCCGTCGCAGCCAGGGCGAGCACGCGTGGATGGTCCGCGCCGACGACGGCGGCGTCTATCACGGCCACCACCGGGGCGTCACCGCCTACGCGCCCGACGGCGGCGGCGAACTCTGGCACACGCCCACCCGCGGCGGCGTCCTCTTCGGCTGGCAGGAGGACGACGCCGTGTACGCGGGCACCGCCCACCGGGTGGTCCAGCGGCTGTCGAAGGCGACGGGCGCGATCGAGGCCACGTACGGCTGCGACAGCGCCGTGTACTCGTGCGCCACCTCGCCCGGCGGCCGGTTCGTGTTCGCGGGTGACGCGTCGTCGTCCGTCTACTGCTTCGACCGGGACGGCACCCGCCTGTGGAAGCTCGGCACCGGCGGCGGCTCGGCCCTGTCGATGCAGTACCACGACGAACGGCTGTATCTGGTGACCACCGACGGCTCGCTGGTCTGCGTGGACGCGAGCGAGACGGCTGTCTCCGCGGCGCAGCAGGGCACGGTGCCGGTGGCGCGGGACGTGAAGCTCGCCGCGGTGCTGCCGACCTACGCCCCGGCCACCGCCATGAGCGCGGTGGCGACGGTCGCCCAGGCGCCCGCCGGCGCCGTCGTCGTCGAGTGCGTCCGGGAAGGCGGCCGGGTCCGGGTGCACGTGGTCTCCGAGGGCTACGACACGTCGTGGAACGTGCAGTTCCCGCGCGAGATACGCGAGCCCGGGGCGCGGTACGCGGTGGACGCCCTGCACTCGGCGGCCGGCGGCTTCTACCGGGTCCGCGGCGACATCCGACGACTGCTGTGAGCGGCGGAGGGGGCGCGTCCGCGACGCGGCTGCCGGTGGGGGCGACGGCACGTCGCCCCCAAGGAGGTCCGTTCGTCAGGTCGCGGTCCGGCCGGCGGCTAGGGCTTGCGGGCGAGGCCGCCGTGCTCGCCGATCACGGCCGGGGCCGGGGCGGCGGCCTCCGGACGCCACAGCGGGACCGGGACGACTCCGGGCTCCAGCAGTTCCAGACCGTCGAAGTACGCCGTGATCTCGTCGACCGTGCGCAGGTTGTACGGGACCGCGCCGCTCTCGTTGTAGGCGTCCTGGGCCTGCTCGAAGACCGGGTCCACGCCCCGCGAGCCGTCGTTGACGGACAGATAGCTCCCGGAGGGCAGGGCGGCCATCAGCCGGGTGACGACGGAACGGGCCTCGTCGTAGTCGGCGACATGCCCCAGGATGTTGCTGAGGATGAGCGCCGTGGGGCGGGTGAAGTCCAGCGTCTCGGCGGCGGCCGCCAGGATGCGCTCGGGGTCCAGCACGTTGGCGTCGACGTAGGCGGTCGCGCCCTGCGGGGTGGAGGTGAGCAGGGCGCGGGCGTGGGCGAGGACCAGCGGGTCGTTGTCGACGTAGACGATCCGCGTCTCGGGCGCGAGCCCCTGGGCGACCTCGTGGGTGTTCTCGGCGGTCGGCAGGCCGGTCCCCACGTCGAGGAACTGGCGGATGCCGGCCTCGGCGACGAGGAACGTGATGTTGCGGCGCAGGAAGGCACGGCTGCTGCGGGCGATGGTGACGATGCCGGGGAAGACGGCGGTGTACGCGTCGCCGGCCTGCTCGTCGACGGGGTAGTTGTCCTTCCCGCCCAGCCAGTAGTTCCAGATGCGGGCCGAGTGCGGCACCGTCGTGTCGATCTTCTGAGGGGCCGCCGGTCCGGGCGTGGTGACATGGTCGGTCATGAAGGGCGTCCGTCTTTCAGCCGTGGCATGAGCAGGTCGAGCACAACTTACGTCCCAACGGCCATGTTACGGACACCAGTTAACATTTTCGGTCGGATCCAGCGGCCTATCGGCACAATTGCCCGGTGTGGCGCCAAGGTGTCTCCAGGCGCGACGAACCGTCACCATGCGGTCTCCAGGCACTCCGCCAGCCGTGCGACGGCCGTCGGATCCGGCAGATTCCGCAGCGAGGCGACGACCTGACCGCTCGCGAACTCCCTCAGCGCCGGCGTCACCGTCGGGTCGATCGCGCACTCGGCCTGCACGTGGACGTAGTTCAGGGTGGTGGCGAAGAGCATCGAGAACGAGTCCAGGCCCTTGAGGACGGGCCGGCCGCCGGCTTCCCGGTACGCGCGCACCAGCCGCCGGGCGGACCCGGCGTGGAAGTCGTTCCCGCCGGACCACACGAACACGACCTGCGCGAGTTCGCGCCCCGCCGACGTCGGCCCGGCGTTGTCCCAGTCGAGGAGAACCGGCCCGTGCGGTCCCACCAGCACGTTCTGGGGCTGCACATCGAGATGCGACATCACCACGTCCGCACCGGCCGCCGGAACGCCGTCGGCGACGGACGCGGTGACATGGCGGGCGAGCTCCCCGGCCGACGAGGCGACGAACCGGCCCAGGGCGTCGCCCCACGGCACGCCGGCCCGCCGCACCCGCGCGTGCAGCCCCGCCCACTCGGCGGGCGAAGGGCACCGTTCGTACCAGGGACCAGGCGTCCCGGCCGTGTCCGCCCCCGCCCGGTGCAGGACGGCGAGCGTGCGGCCGCACCAGCTGAGGAGCTCCGGATCGGACGCGTCCGCACGGGCTCCCTCGACCCACTCGTACAGCTTCACGCAGGGCCCGTCGGGCGAGCCGCCGAGCCGTGTGAGGTAGGCGCCGGCCCGGTCGGGAAGGAGCCGCGGAGAGGCGATGCCCAGCCCCTCCGCGGCGTCGCGCAGCGCGGCCTCCCGCAGAACCTGCTCTTCGTCACCGTCGAAGAGCAGCTCCTTCACCGCCCATGCGGGCCCGCCCGACAGGCCGTTCGGCGCGTGCTTCCGCGTCAGCTTCCAGATCTGCCCGAGCGCGCCACGCGCGACCGGCGCCATGGCCCACTCACCGGAGCCCAGCGCGTACGCGTCCGCGACGGCGTCACCCGGGCCGTCCGTGTCGTGCATGTGTGACTCCCGTCGAGCAGTCGGTGCGCCGGTGCGCCGGTGTGCCGGTGTGACGGGCCGGTCAAGGCTTGATGCCGACGCCCGTCCAGAGGCTGACCGTGGCGTCCGTGGCCTCGACGGCGGCGTCCGGACGCCAGCGGTGGCCGACCGTGACGCCGGGGTCGAGGAGGTCGAGCCCGTCGAAGAATCGGGTGACGTCCTGCCGCGAGCGGAACCGCACCGGCGTGCCCGCGTTCGTGTAGATGTCGGTGACCTTCTGCCAGGTGGCCGGGTCGAAGTCGGGCGTGCAGTGGCTGAGGGCCAGCGCGCTGCCCGACGGCAGGGCGTCCAGCAGCCGTCCCACGATGCCGTACGGGTCCTGCGCGTCGGTGACGAAGTGCATGAGCGCGTTGAGGGACAGGGCAACCGGCCGGTCCAGGTCGAGCACCTCGGCCAGCGCGGGCGCTTCGAGCAGTGCGCCGGGGTCGTTCACGTCACCGTGGACGTAGGCCGTGCGGCCCTGGGGCGTGCTGCGCATCAGCCGCTCCGCGTACTTCAGGACGAGCGGGTCGTTGTCGGCGTAGACGACGCGCGCGTCGGGGACCACGGACTGGGCGACCTGGTGCAGGTTGGGCTCGGTGGGGATGCCGGTACCGATGTCCAGCCACTGGCGGATGCCGTGCTCACGCGCGAGGACCCGGGTGGCCCGGTGCATGAACGCGCGGTTCTCCCGGGCGCACACGAAGATGCCCGGGTAGACCGACGCCACGGTCTCCGCGGCCTGCTTGTCCACGTCGAAGTGGTCCTTGCCGCCGAGGTAGTAGTCGTACATCCGGGCGGAATGCGGCCTGCTGGTGTCGATGTCCCGCGGGGCGTTCGAGGTGGTCATCCTGTGCCTTTCGGTGGTGTGCGTGGGGGGTGTCCGGCGGATCACGCCGGTGGGCGGACGTCTTGCGCCGTCCGTGCCCGGGTCTCAGCCGGCCGCGAGATGGTCGGCGAGACCCCGTTTGACGCCCGCGACGAACGCGGCGATCTCCTCGGGGGTGTAGATCAGCGCGGGGCCGGCGGGATCGGTCGACTGCCGCATCGCCACACGTCCGTCGGCCAGTTGCTTCGTCTGTACGCACTGGCCGCCGTTGGGGCCGCTCCACGGCGACTCCCAGCCGTGCTCGCCGAGATCGGAGGCGGGCATCCCGTTGTAGACATGGTGGTGGGCACGCCCGTCCATGCCTTGTACACCGGTCATGAGTACTCCTTGCGCATCCGGTTCAGCAGCGCCCTGCTGGCGTTGTCCGAGGTCAGCAGGGACATGCGGTTGTGCGCCTCCAGATGGGCCGCGACATCGGAGCGCTGGTCCAGATAGACGGCGCCGGAGAGGATCTCGGTGTAGACGATGTCCGGCAGCTCCGGCTCCTCGAACCGGAAGTACGTGAACGGGGCGCACGCGCCGAAGTGGGCGCCCGCCGCGAACGGCACCACGTCCACGCTGACATGCTCCAGCTCCGACACCTCCAGCAGCCGCTCGATCTGCTCCCGCATCACCTCGGCGCCGCCTACCACCCGGTGCAGCACGGCCTCCTCCAGCACCACCCACAGCGTGGGCGCGTCGGCTCTCTCCAGCAGGCTCTGTCGGCGCAGCCGCAGGTCGACGCGGCGCCGCAGATCGTCGTCCCCGTCGTTCGGGAAACCACCGCTGAGGACGGCGCGGGCGTAACGCGCGCTCTGCAGCAGCCCGGTGACGTAGTGGGGCTCGTACGCGCGCAGGGTCCGGGCCGCGGTCTCCAGGCTGACGTAGGCGCTGAACCAGCTCGGCAGCACGTCGCGGTACGGGTGCCACCAGCCCGGCTCGTTGGCCCGCTCGGCGAGAGCGACGAACTCCTCGATCTCCTGCCGGCCGGCCCCGTACGTCTCCAGCAGGATCTCCACGTACAGCGGCCGCAGTCCGACCTCCGCCTTCTCCAGGCGGCGCACGGTCAGCGGCTTCACCCGCAGCGCCCTGGCCGCGTCCTCCAGCGAGACTCCCGCGCCCCGGCGCCGCTCCTGGAGGCGCCGGCCGAGGATCATGCGCAGCACGGTGGGCGCACTGGCGCCGCCCGCGCCCGAACGGCCTTCGCTCACGCCTACCTCCTGGAAGAAGACACCGCCACGAGTCCGGCGACGGCGTGCCGGAGCGGCCGGACGGATATCGGCTTGCTGAAATTATCAGGCAGTCAGTTGCAGCTTGAACTTCAGTGCGAGCATAGTTACTTGTGTGAACTGCGCCGACGAACTCGACCGTTCCCCCGTCAAACTCCGTCATCCTCACGCGAGTTGGACTGCTCGGGAGTTCGCCGACGCAGGGCCCGTCCGGAACACCCCCTCCTCCTGGGCCCCTTGCACACCTTCCCCGGCCTCTGGCCGCTCCCGCCCCCACGGAAGGCGACCACCGTGTCCCCCCACACGACCTCCCCTCAGTTCTTAGACACCTGGAGCCCGGACCGGACGCACTGGCTCGAACTCCCCGCGCACCGCTCCAGCGTGTCGATCGCCCGCCGCTCCATGACCATGTGGCTGACCGCCTGGCGCATGCCGGGCGAGTTGTGCGCGGACGCCGTCCTGCTCGTCTCGGAACTGGCCACCAACGCCGTACGGCACACCCTCGGCACCCGGTTCCTGTGCGGGGTCGGCCTCGTCACCGAGGGATGCCTGCGTCTGGAGGTGCACGACCACGACCGCACGGGCCGCGGCCTGCCGCGCTGCGAACCCGGCCCCGACGACGAGGGCGGCCGCGGGCTGCTCCTCGTCGAGCAGCTCTCCCAGGCCTGGGGAGTGGACCGGTCCAGACTCACCGGCGGCAACGCGGTGTGGGCGACCCTGGCGAGCTGAGCGCAGCCCCGGGGGGTCCGCCGCGCATTCGAGCCCTCCGAAGGACGTCCCGCAGGCGGCGCCCGAGGGCGTTGTCAGTGGTGGCGGGCAGGATGACAGGCATGACAACACGTGGTGCAGTGATCGGGGACGCCGCCGCCTACGCGCAGGCGGTCGAGGACGCGGTGAAGGCGTCGGCGGCGTACTACGCGGCCGGCACGTCGGGGCTGGACGACGACGACTACGACCGGCTGGTGCGGTCCATCGCGGCCTGGGAGGCCGAGCACCCGGAGCAGACCCTGGCCGACTCCCCGACGGGGAAGGTCGCCGGCGGGGCCGTGGTGGGCGACGTGCCGCACACCACGGCGATGCTGAGCCTGGACAACGTGTTCTCGCCCGAGGAGTTCACGGCGTGGACCGTCTCGCTGACAAGACGCATCGGCCGCGAGGTCACCCGGTACAGCGTGGAGCCGAAGCTCGACGGCCTGGCGATCGCGGCCCGCTACCGGCAGGGCCGGCTGACACAGCTCGTCACCCGCGGCGACGGGACGGCCGGGGAGGACGTCTCGCACGCGATCGGCACCGTGGAGGGTCTGCCGGCCGAACTGGCACAGCCCGTCACTGTGGAGGTGCGCGGCGAAGTCCTCATGACGAACGCCCAGTTCGAGCACGCCAACGAGGTGCGCACCGCACACGGCGGAGCACCGTTCGCCAACCCCCGCAACGCCGCCGCGGGCACCCTGCGCGCCCGG
It includes:
- a CDS encoding ATP-binding protein; the protein is MSPHTTSPQFLDTWSPDRTHWLELPAHRSSVSIARRSMTMWLTAWRMPGELCADAVLLVSELATNAVRHTLGTRFLCGVGLVTEGCLRLEVHDHDRTGRGLPRCEPGPDDEGGRGLLLVEQLSQAWGVDRSRLTGGNAVWATLAS
- a CDS encoding DUF397 domain-containing protein codes for the protein MTGVQGMDGRAHHHVYNGMPASDLGEHGWESPWSGPNGGQCVQTKQLADGRVAMRQSTDPAGPALIYTPEEIAAFVAGVKRGLADHLAAG
- a CDS encoding MASE1 domain-containing protein, with the protein product MVGTEDLRRPAGFVVLTSAVALCYYAAGRLGLMRELVVEGAVFTPIWPPTGVAVACLLLFGLRCAPGIALGALFVIMSLTSLRPVVIGNLVGNTAAPVCAYLLLRRVGFRNDLARWRDGLALVFLGALTAMLVSATVGVGLLLLTDRLGAHSFWPVWLAWWVGDAMGVLLVTPLLLVLFAVRLPLDLSRWKEATVLALCACALVPPATRSSVSLLFLVYPLLIWAALRFQLAGSMLCALFTSVLATIAATDAVGPFERLTRIEVMIKLQAFNGTMALTALLLSALIAEQRNTRRSVERACQELVEVLEHLTAGEAPPGRPPKDPED
- a CDS encoding SAM-dependent methyltransferase gives rise to the protein MTTSNAPRDIDTSRPHSARMYDYYLGGKDHFDVDKQAAETVASVYPGIFVCARENRAFMHRATRVLAREHGIRQWLDIGTGIPTEPNLHQVAQSVVPDARVVYADNDPLVLKYAERLMRSTPQGRTAYVHGDVNDPGALLEAPALAEVLDLDRPVALSLNALMHFVTDAQDPYGIVGRLLDALPSGSALALSHCTPDFDPATWQKVTDIYTNAGTPVRFRSRQDVTRFFDGLDLLDPGVTVGHRWRPDAAVEATDATVSLWTGVGIKP
- a CDS encoding SAM-dependent methyltransferase, with product MTDHVTTPGPAAPQKIDTTVPHSARIWNYWLGGKDNYPVDEQAGDAYTAVFPGIVTIARSSRAFLRRNITFLVAEAGIRQFLDVGTGLPTAENTHEVAQGLAPETRIVYVDNDPLVLAHARALLTSTPQGATAYVDANVLDPERILAAAAETLDFTRPTALILSNILGHVADYDEARSVVTRLMAALPSGSYLSVNDGSRGVDPVFEQAQDAYNESGAVPYNLRTVDEITAYFDGLELLEPGVVPVPLWRPEAAAPAPAVIGEHGGLARKP
- a CDS encoding WGR domain-containing protein → MSSGSSTLSTTYLELSQDDGGAHKFYEVTVEGTVVTVRYGRIGATGQVQTTAFPTVEKARAAAAKKVGEKVRKGYAPAVAGQRAPRAVTRRQVASAPSTARAVAPVLWRFRTGSSAFGIHVDDDHCWVGNQAGDVYTLDHDGGVLARFTLPDGVKCLVADDFWIYAGCDDGKVYDLSSKLPFAAYDITADVDIFWLDIHEGVLNVSDRAGRLTVIDHEDEHQWARRSQGEHAWMVRADDGGVYHGHHRGVTAYAPDGGGELWHTPTRGGVLFGWQEDDAVYAGTAHRVVQRLSKATGAIEATYGCDSAVYSCATSPGGRFVFAGDASSSVYCFDRDGTRLWKLGTGGGSALSMQYHDERLYLVTTDGSLVCVDASETAVSAAQQGTVPVARDVKLAAVLPTYAPATAMSAVATVAQAPAGAVVVECVREGGRVRVHVVSEGYDTSWNVQFPREIREPGARYAVDALHSAAGGFYRVRGDIRRLL
- a CDS encoding phosphotransferase enzyme family protein, translated to MHDTDGPGDAVADAYALGSGEWAMAPVARGALGQIWKLTRKHAPNGLSGGPAWAVKELLFDGDEEQVLREAALRDAAEGLGIASPRLLPDRAGAYLTRLGGSPDGPCVKLYEWVEGARADASDPELLSWCGRTLAVLHRAGADTAGTPGPWYERCPSPAEWAGLHARVRRAGVPWGDALGRFVASSAGELARHVTASVADGVPAAGADVVMSHLDVQPQNVLVGPHGPVLLDWDNAGPTSAGRELAQVVFVWSGGNDFHAGSARRLVRAYREAGGRPVLKGLDSFSMLFATTLNYVHVQAECAIDPTVTPALREFASGQVVASLRNLPDPTAVARLAECLETAW
- a CDS encoding helix-turn-helix domain-containing protein, which produces MSEGRSGAGGASAPTVLRMILGRRLQERRRGAGVSLEDAARALRVKPLTVRRLEKAEVGLRPLYVEILLETYGAGRQEIEEFVALAERANEPGWWHPYRDVLPSWFSAYVSLETAARTLRAYEPHYVTGLLQSARYARAVLSGGFPNDGDDDLRRRVDLRLRRQSLLERADAPTLWVVLEEAVLHRVVGGAEVMREQIERLLEVSELEHVSVDVVPFAAGAHFGACAPFTYFRFEEPELPDIVYTEILSGAVYLDQRSDVAAHLEAHNRMSLLTSDNASRALLNRMRKEYS